One bacterium genomic window, CAGCGACATTCTCTCCCGCACATTGGAACGCGCGGGCATCAAGGTGGAGATACTCGGCTTCACCACGCGTGACTGGAAAGGCGGCCAGGCACGCAAACGCTGGCAGAGCATCGGCAGCCCGCTTTCTGGTTTCGGTGAAGGTGGTGGTGGGCCCGGACGTCTGAACGACCTGCGACATATTATTTATAAGACGGCAGACACACCGCTGCGCCGCGCACGCGCCAACCTTGGCCTGATGCTGAAAGAGGGGCTGCTGAAAGAGAATATCGACGGCGAGGCGATTCTCTGGGCGCATGAACGCCTGCTCAAGCGGCCTGAACAGCGCAAAATCCTCATGGTCATCTCCGACGGCGCGCCGGTGGATGACAGCACGCTCTCGGTCAATCACAGCGGCTATCTGGACTCGCACCTGCGCGAGGTCATCCAGGCCATCGAGCAGAACTCCCCGGTGGAACTGCTCGCCATCGGCATCGGCCACGACGTTACCCGTTACTATCAGCGCGCCATCACCATCACCGATATCGACAAGCTGGCGGATACGATGCTGACCCAGTTGAAAGCGTTGTTTGTGGATGAGTGATATGGGGCTCTGCCCCATGCCCCGCCAAGGGCCTAGGCCCTTGTATCCCATTATTTTCTCTCATCCCGGCCCGGCGGGCCGGAGTGAGAGAAAATCCGGGGTTCAGGGGACTAGTCCCCTGACAGGGTGTTGGACAGCGTCCCACGTCACTCACTCAAACCCGGTTTTATTGGGCATGCGTGCGATCAGCCGGTCGCCGATGGCGCGTGGCAGCAGGGCGAGGATGCGGGCGGCGAGTGCCATGGGCAGGGGGAAGGCGATGAGGCGGTTGCCGTTCAGGATGCGGGGGAGCATGTAGCCTGCGGCTTTTTCGGCGCTCATGAGGAAGGGCATGGGGAACGGATTGACGTCCGTCATCGGGGTTTTGATGAAGCCAGGGCAGACGGTGGTGACGGTGATGCCGTGTTTGGCGAGCATGGGGGCGAGCGCTTCGCCGTAGGCGCGGGCGGCGACCTTGCTGGTGCTGTAGGCGGGCGCGGTGGAGAGGCCGCGGAAGCCCGCGAGTGAACTGATGATGGCGATGCGGCCCCTGCCCTGCGCAATCATATGCGGCAATAAAGGCTGGATGCTGTTGATCACGCCCAGGAGGTTCACGTTGATGATGCGGCGCATCTGCTCCGTCTTTTCCGCACCGCCATCGCTACCGCCAGAAATGCCTGCATTGGCGATGACGAGATCCACAGGGCCTTGCGCTTGAATTGCC contains:
- a CDS encoding SDR family NAD(P)-dependent oxidoreductase, with product MENRKQAIITGASSGIGAALAESLARRGGWRLHLLGRDHARLEQVAAQCNQSGAEVHTHVADVTDADAMQRMLAAIQAQGPVDLVIANAGISGGSDGGAEKTEQMRRIINVNLLGVINSIQPLLPHMIAQGRGRIAIISSLAGFRGLSTAPAYSTSKVAARAYGEALAPMLAKHGITVTTVCPGFIKTPMTDVNPFPMPFLMSAEKAAGYMLPRILNGNRLIAFPLPMALAARILALLPRAIGDRLIARMPNKTGFE